From the Bombus huntii isolate Logan2020A chromosome 4, iyBomHunt1.1, whole genome shotgun sequence genome, the window GCGATTGCGCCGGTCCAACTGTTCCATCGTGGCACCAGCAACTTCACTTGGgatgtaaattaatttcacgacTCTGGTTCATTGGAACGGCGCGCTTCGTTTGGGTGGTTTCAATCGTCTTGTCGCAACGTTAGCTTACCGAGAAATACGTACGGTATATACAATCGGTCGTAAAAGTCTGCGTACAAAAGTCAAACTTAGCAAATGTATCTGACTTAGCAAAGAATATTATTAGCAATATTAGTTTGTACTCACGTATCGGTATAATTACTGTAAGCGTATTTCCAAGaggaaattaagaaattgaaatatttgattcGTAGAAATCTTTGGGATAGGATTGCATCGGATCTTTAATTTTTTGGACgtcaaagagagagagagagagagagagagagagagagagagagagcaagaCATCTTactatttttatgatttcgCGTAGATGTAACAGGTGTACGTAAGTTTTGTAACATTGTACCTTATATTGTTTTACTCACCTTTCGAGACTGGAAGTGAATGTGCTGAAAAATTCTCCGAGCTAACGTTTTTGTATTAATCTTGATTGATTGATCTTGTATTTGAGTAATAGTATTCACGTATTCGTATTCACACGATTTATTTGGTTGTTGGCAACCAGGATGATGGCAGAGGATGTTGGCAACGTGTGCATCAATCCGCCAACTATGACACGAATTTTCCTATCGCTTCTTACGCGGTTCGCACGCGTCGTCAAGATGAGTTTTACTTGAAGTTTCGTTAGAAAAGCCTCGGAATATGGCAACGATGCATACGCTTACGTGACTATTGTATACCTGGAAAGTTTCTTTATAATACGTTACGTATTTACGTATTGTAACCGTTGGCAAAACGAGTCAGAGAAGGAGAAACTCGATTATTTTTGCAGTCAGGAGCTACTGCTCTGCGAACACGCTTCGCTTAATAATGATCGATCCTAGTGACCGGTTAGTGAAGAAAAGTTCGACAAAACGTAAGagaaattgataaatattGCGAATAAATTATACGCGTATTTCTTTTAAGCGAAGACAAGTAGAAATTGACAGGAATAGTTTTAACACCTTGTATATAATGGCGTGAAAAAGGAAACGAGTAAGTAGGTATACCTCGGACTCAGACTGTTTGTATCGCAATTTTCACACGATTGCCCATAGCGCTTGCAACAAACGTTAACACCTTTCCAAGCACAGTGGGCATCTAAGAAAATATCACACAGAGGATTGTGTTCTGCAACGCTTGCCTTGCATAGATTTATCTTCTGATGAAAAAATTCGTATGGCGcgataaaataacaatataataatcGCATTGTGATGCCAGCGATTGAAAAACGACTGCCGCGGCATAATGGCAGAATAATCAGCGGGTACCAGCTACATTACGATGTCGTATCTTTATTGAAACAAGTATGAGAAGAGCTTCGGACCGTCGAAGCTTAACTATCGTGAATTACCAgcatgaaataattttaattgcataataagaaaatgagatttcgatttatttaattcttcgtCGAATAAAATGCATTCCGATCTATTCTATCGACTAAAAATTACGCTTGAAGCGTATCGTGATAACTAGAGAACGTATCTGATGATACTGAAATGAAAGCTTCCGATGAAAGCTATCCCGAGCCATTACAGATAATAAATAGAAGAGAAAGTTTCTCAAAGGGTAACAGGAAAGTTGTATGAAAGACAAGTATGAGACAATAAGATTATAATTCGCTAAAAGTAACTTTTGTTTCAAAATTGTATAACACCTTTCGATCaaaatcttctttttctcttaaCTCTAATTACGAATTCTAGTAGAGTTCGAACGCCAAATTTCTCACGGTTTACACGGtcgtatttctttctttttggaaatgtttatttcaagACAAAAACTAGGATCGTGACTCGTTCTGCGAGATCGATGTGCCAACGAACGATGAGTCAGAAACGTTCGATCGGATCGGCCAAGAAATCGTGTTACTATGCCTCATGGTCGACGGGAACGTGTTCCTCGATCGAAAGAAGAGATCACGAAAAGATGTTGTCGTGCAGCTGGATATTAAGTTGTGAGACGTACGGCCTTCCCAATGGAAATGACGCATAATTTCCTGCTCGCTTGAAAAACCATGCAGCAACTGTCGTACCTTattagtactttagtacttcaaTCCTCCCAGTACTTTATTAGTACTTTTAGTAGTACTATAGAACTTCAAGTACTTCAGAACTTCAAGTACTTTAATACTCCAGAACTTCGGATACTTTagtcaacttcaacttcaacttcaacttcaacttcaacttcaacttcaacttcaacttcaacttcaacttcaacttcaacttcaacttcaacttcaacttcaacttcaacttcaactacAACtacaacttcaacttcaacttcaacttcaacttcaacttcaacttcaacttcaacttcaacttcaacttcaagtactttagtacttcgagtactttagtacttcgAGTACTTTAATAGTACTTTAGTAGCACTTCAATAGTACTTTAgtagtactttagtacttcgAGTACTTTAGTAGCACTTCAatagtactttagtacttcgAGTGCTTTAgtagtactttagtacttcgagtactttagtacttcgAGTGCTTTAatagtactttagtacttcgAGTGCTTTAATAGTACTTTAGTAGTACTCTAGTAGCACTTTAGTACTTCGGGTACTTCGAGTACTTGGGCGCTCCGAGTACTTTAGTAGTACTTTGGTGCTCCGAGTACTTTAGcagtactttagtacttcgAGTACTTGGTGGTACTTTGGTGCTTTCgtagtactttagtacttctAGTTAGCTGTTAGTACCTCTAGTACTTTATTGctttagtactttagtactgTATGTTAACCGTCGATAATGGATCGAGGCTGAGCGATCCGCCGCCGAGCGTTTCGTAATTGGTATTCATTAGCAGCTAACAGTTGTCATCCTCTTCGATTTACAGATTTCTTCCTCCAAGTCGCGCACCTACGAACGACTCGTGAATGGGAATGATACGTTccgaaagaacgaaagagtACTTTGTTCGAAGATTTATCTCGACGGATGAAGAAAATCTGTGTAACGAATTTGATATTTAGATCGTCGTAGTTCCCATTTTTATCGAATGCTAATTCTCGTGATATCCTAAACTATCTTTTCCATCCTTCGTCCTTCTATCTCACCTACGATTAATTTGAGGTACAGCTTTATTTCTAAAACACATTTTACTAATATTTTTGTGCGTTACAGTATCGCGTGCTCAGAAGCAACAGCAAGAAGACCCTTGTCAAACAAAATCCAGAGTCGTCGGCGACATAGAATACTGTGATCGCTACTGGGAGTGCGTCAATGGTCGCCCAGAATTATTCGACTGTCCAAACGGCCTCGTATTCGCTGGAAAGCACCGTGGCGTGACCGAGGGTTGCGATTACCCCTGGAGAGCGAACTATTGCGACGGAAAACGTCAAGCGAATCCACCGATCCCGGCTGATCACTGTGACTGGCTCTACGGTATTTTCGGCCACGAGACATCTTGCACTCGTTACTGGACTTGCTGGAATGGCACGGCCACGGAACAGCTGTGCATCGGTGGACTTTTGTACAACGAGAGGGCCAGATCCTGCGATTGGCCGGAGAACGTCGAAGGATGTCAGAAACATCGTGAGTAGATGGAAAGTTTTCGCTGTTGGTCGAAAAATCTCCGGCAAATTATTCCATTTTATTACACCACGTCTTCCCCTCTATCTTTGCTTCTTTGACATCCGTTCCCTCTTTCGCAAAACGCGTAACATTTTGCCAGAGGCGACGTTCGCGATCATTCTCACTTTCGAAAGCGACCATGTAAGAGTCTACGCGCGTGTGGGTATGCGGTGCCCGTggttctttttctctcttcgccTCGTGTAGTCTACGTTCGATGTCAGTGGCCTCCGCCGGGAAAAAAAGGTGAGTCGTTAATTAGCATTCGAAGCGAGCTCTCGTCGCACCTTCGTCTGCCCCACGCGTCGTATCGTCTCGTCTCGACGGTAA encodes:
- the LOC126864628 gene encoding protein obstructor-E-like gives rise to the protein MVSSSQILSLFLLFLAAHVSRAQKQQQEDPCQTKSRVVGDIEYCDRYWECVNGRPELFDCPNGLVFAGKHRGVTEGCDYPWRANYCDGKRQANPPIPADHCDWLYGIFGHETSCTRYWTCWNGTATEQLCIGGLLYNERARSCDWPENVEGCQKHPLCNDDANGNVPLGKSCNRYWQCQGGYPRLQRCPAMLVFDRRSLRCVVPPTEDCDVPTTPPNLEGDLPEGRNEQEPEEENLPPGVPPLPAGALPIPLRARPRN